GGTGGAGACATGGATTGTGTGAAAATAGGAAAATTAATTTCCAAGCTACGAAAGGAAAGGAATCTTACCCAGAAAAATATTGCAGATGCCCTGGGTATTCAAAGCAAAACGGTTTCAAAATGGGAATGTGGTTTAGGATGTCCTGACCTATCGCTATGGCCGGAACTGTCTACTATTTTGGGCGTTGATATGAAACAGATGATGGAGGGCGAAATTACGCCTAACAAGCCAGACGTTGGAAATATCGATAAAGTACGTTTTTATGTCTGCCCTACATGTGGCAATATTCTGGTTAGCACAGGAAGTGCTTCTATATTCTGCTGTGGAAGAAAACTGGAACATTTATTGCCTGCGGATACACCTGCAAAAACGAAAATCACGGTAGAGGAAGTAGAAACCGATTACTATATCACCTTTGATCATCCAATGACCAAAGAACATTATATTTCTTTCGTGGCCTGTGTTAAAAGCGATAGATTATTTCTGAACCGTTTGTATC
This genomic stretch from Desulfofalx alkaliphila DSM 12257 harbors:
- a CDS encoding helix-turn-helix domain-containing protein; this encodes MDCVKIGKLISKLRKERNLTQKNIADALGIQSKTVSKWECGLGCPDLSLWPELSTILGVDMKQMMEGEITPNKPDVGNIDKVRFYVCPTCGNILVSTGSASIFCCGRKLEHLLPADTPAKTKITVEEVETDYYITFDHPMTKEHYISFVACVKSDRLFLNRLYPEQNPTSRFPITVGGKLYFYCVKHGLSVYSNISKAKM